The genomic segment CTGACTTTGCTAGTTAGTCCGGTGGCGGAATTAAGGTTGCAAATTGTCTATGATAGACGCCGTTTTGATGGAAATAGCGTTAGCAACATTTTGGCACATTTCCAAACTTTGCTGCGGGAAATTATTAGTAATCCAGAACAAAATCTGGCAACGCTTTTAGAAAAAATTCCAGTCAGCGAAATTCCGCAAGTTAAATCTGTAAATAAAAGCGATCGCCAAAACTTCCCAACGGCTTTTTTAGCGCCGCGTACCCCCGTAGAAGAATTACTGGCAGCCATTTGGACACAACTTCTCGGAGTCGATCGCGTAGGAATTAACGACAGCTTTTTTGAATTAGGCGGACATTCCTTACTGGCTACGCAAATTATTTCTTGCGTGCGCGATACCTTTGGTGTAGAATTGCCCCTGCGCCACTTGTTTGAAGTACCTACCATAGCAGCTTTAGCCGCACAAATTGAAACGGCGATGAAAGCGGTAAAAGGAGAAGGAAAGCACAAGAAATTAGCTGAAGTTCCTCCCATAAAACCCGTTTCTCGAAATGTCGAGTTACCTTTATCTTTCGCACAGGAACGATTGTGGTTTATCGATCAATTAGAACCTGGCAACTATGCTTATAATATTCCCGCCGCCGTGCGTATTGTGGGGGAACTGAATCTAACGGCGTTGGCAAAAAGCCTCAGCGAAGTGGTGAAACGACACGAAACTCTGCGAACTACTTTCACCACTGCGAACGATCGACCGATTCAAGTTATCGATGCGATCGGGAATTTCCAATTGTCGGTTTTAGATTTCACCACAATGGAAAATCCAGAATCCTCAAGTAAAAATTTCATGCTTGCGGAAGCACAAAAACCATTTGATTTAGAGAAAGGGCCATTGTTGCGAATTACTCTGCTACGGTTGAATTCAGCAGAACATATATTAGTGCTGACAATCCACCACATTATCTTTGATGGTTGGTCGATCGGGGTATTGATTCGAGAAGTAGCTGCACTTTATGAAGCGTTTTCCACTGGAAAAGCTTCTCCGCTGCCAGAATTGCCGATCCAGTACGCGGATTTTGCAGTTTGGCAGAGAAATTGGTTGCAGGGAGAAGTTTTGGAAACGCAATTAGCTTACTGGAAACAGCAATTGAGCGGTAATTTACCAGCGTTGCAATTGCCTGTCGATGGCTTCGCCTCGGCCTTCGGCCTACGTCCGCGTGGCAATAATACTTTTCAAGGTGCAACCTATTCTTTTACGCTTCCCGCGACTTTATCTTCAGATCTTAAAACGCTTAGTCGCAAAGAAGGCGTTACCCTATTTATGACCATGCTGGCAGCTTTTCAAACGCTGCTATATCGCTGGACGGGTCAGGAAGATATCCTTGTTGGCACTGATGTTGCCAATCGAAACCGCCGCGAAACTGAATCTTTGATTGGGTTTTTTGTTAATATTTTAATTCTGCGTACTTCCTTGGCTGGCAACCCTAGTTTTCGAGAATTATTGGGGCGTGTTTTACAGGTAACTTTAGGAGCATACGCTCACCAAGACTTGCCTTTTGGCAAATTGGTAGAAATTCTGCGACCGGAGCGATCGTCCATACACACGCCTTTGTTTCAGGTGTTATTTGTGATGCAAAATGCTCCCATGCCTCCCTTAGAATTAGCTGGTTTAACTCTTAGCTTTGTAGAAGTCGATCGCCAAACTACGAATTTCGATTTAGCTTTATTCATCACAGAAACAGAGCGAGGAATCGTTGGCACTTGGAACTACAGTACAGACCTTTTCGATGCCGCTACTATTATTCGCATCTCGAATCATTTCCAAACGCTACTAAATAGTATTGTGGCTCAACCAGATGCGCGGTTATCAAATTTAGAGATATTCTCCGAAGCTGAAAAGAAACAACAAGCGATGGAAAAACAAGAACGGAAAGAATTTAAATTCAAAAAATTCAAGAAAGTGGCACCGAAAGCGGTCAGCTTCTTGGAAGAGAAATTGGTTAAAACAGAGTATCTGTCTGCTGGGGAAACGCTGCCTTTGGTAATTAAGCCAAATGTTGACGATCTTGATGCGATCGACTGGGTTAAAAACAATCGAGAATTCTTAGAAAGCAAATTACTCGATCGCGGTGCAATCCTTTTTCGAGATTTTCAGTTAGATTCCGTGTCTGACTTTGAACAGTTCGCCGGAACTATTTGCCCGGAATTATTCGGCGAGTATGGAGACTTACCGCGTGCGGGAGTCGGCGGCAAAGTTTACGGTTCTACGCCTTATCCGTCTGACAAAGCTATCTTGTTTCATAGTGAAAGTTCTCACCTGCATTGTTGGCCGATGAAAATTTGGTTTTTCTGCGTACAACCAGCACAAAAAGGTGGAGAAACGCCGATTGTAGATTGCCGAAAAATTTATCAGATGCTCGATCCGAAATTGCGATCGCATTTCGAGAAAAAGCAATTAATGTATGTCCGCAACTACACCGAAGGTTTGGATGTAAGCTGGCAAGAATTCTTCCACACTGAAGACAAAAAAGTTGTTGAAGAAGCTTGCAAAAAAGCGAAAATTGAGTTTGAATGGAAAGATGGAAATAATTTGAGAACTCGGAAAATTGCCCAGGCAATAGCCAAACATCCCAAAACGGACGATGCAGTATTTTTCAACCAAATTCTGTTGCACCACATATCCTGTTTAGATCCAGCAGTCCGCGAATCTTTATTATCTTTGTTTGGGGAAGATAACCTGCCGCGCAATGTTTATTACGGTGATGGTTCTCCCATTGAAGATTCGGTCATGGCAGAAATTCAAGCAATTTATCGAGAAGCGACGATTAGTTTTCCTTGGCAACAAGGAGATGTTTTGATGCTAGATAATATGCTAGCCGCACACAGCCGAAACCCTTACGTTGGGCCGCGCAAAATTGTGGTAGCGATGGGCGAAATGTTCGACAGTAAAGACCTTGTAAGCAAAGAGATGGAGAAAGTATATGCCAACTAAAACTATTAGCGGTTTTCGTCTTTCTCCTCAGCAAAAGCGTCTTTGGTTGTTGCAGCAAGACGGCTTTTCTACCCAGGCTAATTGCGCTATCCTTTTGGCAGGGAATCTTCAGCCAAAAATTTTAAAACTTGCCTTAGAGAAAATTGTGGAAAGGCATGAAATTTTGCGGACAAATTTTCGACGTTTACCGGGTATGAAAACTCCGGTTATGGTTGTAGAAGATAGCAGCGATACTTTGTGGCGCGAGATCGATTTAACTGATTGTAAACCAGAGGAACAGTTAGCCAAGATTGAAGATATTTTTCAATGGGAAAGACATCAAGATTTTAAATTTGAAAAAGAAGCGTTGTTGCGTTCAAGCTTGATAACGCTATCG from the Aerosakkonema funiforme FACHB-1375 genome contains:
- a CDS encoding condensation domain-containing protein, with the protein product MSKKNIEAIYPLSATQQGMLFETVLAPCSGVHIEQLTCALRGDLNVSAFEKAWQRAIDRHSILRCGFVWQEQPEPLMVVLRQVEVPLERQDWRNLSELEQQEKLQVFLETERQRGFDVTRAPLMRLTLIHLAANCHQFIWSHHHLLLDGWSLPLIFKEVFAFYESFCRGEELYLKPPRPYKEYIVWLKQQDLAKAKEFWGKTLQGFAKPTPLGIQVDAGNFYGQEQRYGECSAQLPASALQQLQSLVKVNRLTLNTLIQGVWALLLSRYSGERDVIFGTTVSGRPADLEGSESAIGLFINTLPVRVKVSPTLSLRSWLTEIHKYNLELREYEYTPGGEVYRSSEVPGALPLYESLLVFENFPDLSILESANLTIDIVNYRFQGAQTKYALTLLVSPVAELRLQIVYDRRRFDGNSVSNILAHFQTLLREIISNPEQNLATLLEKIPVSEIPQVKSVNKSDRQNFPTAFLAPRTPVEELLAAIWTQLLGVDRVGINDSFFELGGHSLLATQIISCVRDTFGVELPLRHLFEVPTIAALAAQIETAMKAVKGEGKHKKLAEVPPIKPVSRNVELPLSFAQERLWFIDQLEPGNYAYNIPAAVRIVGELNLTALAKSLSEVVKRHETLRTTFTTANDRPIQVIDAIGNFQLSVLDFTTMENPESSSKNFMLAEAQKPFDLEKGPLLRITLLRLNSAEHILVLTIHHIIFDGWSIGVLIREVAALYEAFSTGKASPLPELPIQYADFAVWQRNWLQGEVLETQLAYWKQQLSGNLPALQLPVDGFASAFGLRPRGNNTFQGATYSFTLPATLSSDLKTLSRKEGVTLFMTMLAAFQTLLYRWTGQEDILVGTDVANRNRRETESLIGFFVNILILRTSLAGNPSFRELLGRVLQVTLGAYAHQDLPFGKLVEILRPERSSIHTPLFQVLFVMQNAPMPPLELAGLTLSFVEVDRQTTNFDLALFITETERGIVGTWNYSTDLFDAATIIRISNHFQTLLNSIVAQPDARLSNLEIFSEAEKKQQAMEKQERKEFKFKKFKKVAPKAVSFLEEKLVKTEYLSAGETLPLVIKPNVDDLDAIDWVKNNREFLESKLLDRGAILFRDFQLDSVSDFEQFAGTICPELFGEYGDLPRAGVGGKVYGSTPYPSDKAILFHSESSHLHCWPMKIWFFCVQPAQKGGETPIVDCRKIYQMLDPKLRSHFEKKQLMYVRNYTEGLDVSWQEFFHTEDKKVVEEACKKAKIEFEWKDGNNLRTRKIAQAIAKHPKTDDAVFFNQILLHHISCLDPAVRESLLSLFGEDNLPRNVYYGDGSPIEDSVMAEIQAIYREATISFPWQQGDVLMLDNMLAAHSRNPYVGPRKIVVAMGEMFDSKDLVSKEMEKVYAN